From the Catenulispora sp. GP43 genome, one window contains:
- a CDS encoding ABC transporter ATP-binding protein, translated as MTTTTTDWRGVATEKKDDLPDKRGIRLRARSRRLLGELVRPHRRELVFCTGMVLVQTVFNMAGPYLVSIGIDRGIPALRRGDWGPITAIFVAMVISAILASGLRAIFLNKVGRIGQTMLLNLRRMVFTKFQALPLAFHENYTSGRVISRLTSDPDALNDLIDNGLDGLLDAVLTVSAIGIMMAVLDVPLTLVVVLAFPAMLLLMRWFSRHSAVAYRRTRETIAALIVHFVETCNGIRAVKAFRREPRNEEIFGQLNNEFRAANARAMNLLAVFIPGMKTIAAFTTAAVVVYGGLRVMDGNIQIGVLVGFVLYLRRFFNPLEDIAMFYNSFQSGTAALEKLSGVLEEANELPEPAEPKPLPSPLQGAVSFDGVTFAYPKRESDESSAAEGDGASGARAEGTAEAEDIGTGGKVILPLLDLEVPAGQTVALVGATGAGKSTLARLLCRFYDPQDGAVRVDGVDVRDLADADLRRAVVMVTQENFLFAGTVADNIAFGRPDAGRADIEAAARAIGAHEFISALPDGYDTDVKKRGGRLSAGQRQLVAFARAFIADPAVLVLDEATSSLDVPSERMVQRALRTILADRTALIIAHRLSTVEIADRVLVMEQGRIVEDGEPGALLAAGTGRFAGLHQAWRESLV; from the coding sequence ATGACGACGACCACCACCGACTGGCGGGGTGTCGCCACCGAGAAGAAGGACGATCTGCCCGACAAGAGGGGCATCCGGCTGCGGGCGCGCAGCCGCAGGCTGCTCGGCGAGCTCGTCCGGCCGCATCGCAGAGAACTGGTTTTCTGTACGGGCATGGTGCTGGTCCAGACCGTGTTCAACATGGCCGGGCCGTACCTGGTCTCGATCGGCATCGACCGCGGCATCCCGGCGCTGCGGCGCGGGGACTGGGGCCCGATCACCGCGATCTTCGTGGCCATGGTGATCAGCGCGATCCTGGCCTCGGGGCTGCGCGCGATCTTCCTGAACAAGGTCGGGCGCATCGGCCAGACCATGCTGCTGAACCTGCGGCGCATGGTGTTCACCAAGTTCCAGGCGCTCCCGTTGGCGTTCCACGAGAACTACACGTCCGGGCGCGTCATCAGCCGGCTGACCTCCGACCCGGACGCGCTGAACGACCTGATCGACAACGGCCTGGACGGGCTGCTGGACGCGGTGCTGACGGTGTCGGCGATCGGCATCATGATGGCGGTGCTGGACGTGCCGCTGACCCTCGTGGTGGTGCTGGCGTTCCCGGCGATGCTGCTGCTGATGCGCTGGTTCTCGCGGCACTCGGCGGTGGCGTACCGGCGGACGCGGGAGACGATCGCGGCGCTGATCGTGCACTTCGTGGAGACCTGCAACGGCATCCGCGCGGTGAAGGCGTTCCGCCGCGAGCCGCGCAACGAGGAGATCTTCGGCCAGCTGAACAACGAGTTCCGGGCCGCCAACGCCCGCGCCATGAACCTGCTGGCGGTCTTCATCCCCGGGATGAAGACCATCGCGGCCTTCACCACCGCGGCCGTGGTGGTCTACGGCGGCCTGCGGGTGATGGACGGGAACATCCAGATCGGGGTGCTGGTGGGCTTCGTGCTGTACCTGCGGCGGTTCTTCAACCCGCTGGAGGACATCGCGATGTTCTACAACTCGTTCCAGAGCGGGACGGCCGCGCTGGAGAAGCTGTCCGGGGTCCTGGAGGAGGCGAACGAGCTGCCGGAGCCGGCCGAGCCGAAGCCGCTGCCGTCGCCGCTGCAGGGGGCGGTGTCGTTCGACGGCGTGACGTTCGCCTACCCGAAGCGCGAGTCGGACGAGTCGTCGGCGGCGGAGGGAGATGGGGCGTCAGGAGCGCGGGCCGAGGGGACGGCGGAGGCTGAGGACATCGGCACCGGCGGCAAGGTGATCCTGCCGTTGCTGGACCTGGAAGTCCCGGCCGGCCAGACCGTGGCCCTGGTGGGAGCGACCGGAGCGGGCAAGTCCACCCTGGCGCGCCTGCTGTGCCGCTTCTACGACCCGCAGGACGGCGCGGTCCGTGTCGACGGCGTGGACGTCCGCGACCTGGCGGACGCCGACCTGCGCCGCGCGGTGGTGATGGTGACGCAGGAGAACTTCCTGTTCGCCGGCACGGTCGCGGACAACATCGCCTTCGGACGGCCCGATGCCGGCCGCGCTGACATCGAGGCGGCGGCGAGGGCCATCGGCGCGCACGAGTTCATCAGCGCGCTGCCGGACGGCTACGACACGGATGTGAAGAAGCGCGGAGGCCGGCTGTCGGCCGGGCAGCGGCAGCTGGTGGCCTTCGCGCGGGCCTTCATCGCGGACCCGGCGGTGCTGGTGCTGGACGAGGCCACGAGTTCGCTGGACGTGCCCAGCGAGCGCATGGTCCAGCGCGCGCTGCGGACGATCCTCGCCGACCGGACGGCGCTGATCATCGCGCATCGGTTGTCCACGGTCGAGATCGCGGACCGGGTGCTCGTGATGGAGCAGGGACGGATCGTCGAGGACGGGGAGCCCGGTGCGCTGCTCGCCGCCGGGACGGGGCGGTTTGCGGGGCTGCATCAGGCTTGGCGGGAGAGTTTGGTGTAG
- a CDS encoding ABC transporter ATP-binding protein: MESTPAEPLTSKPKPPDDPKSGAFASLRRLTPFIRPYRGQMILMTLSALGATLVGVAVPLLTKELIDGPIAHHDKAALWPLGGLVLLFGIAEATLFWLRRWFLQRAALGIEADIRNAFFRHLQKLPVAFHDSWQSGQLVSRMSGDINSLRRFFGFALIFLVVNGATFLLVGGALVLIHTLMGLIIYAASVPLILYGRLADRRYHRQSRAAQDQAGDVATLVEESALGIRAIKAFGRQGLVFDRFDERAQTLRRLELTKIRTLSELWAVFAMQPQLVLSLCVLLGAYAVSSGALSLGTLVAFISLYLTLLWPIESMAWLMAQSQEANSAAERVLEVLDTVPAIADAETTVRPRPASAGELVFEDVSFTYPNSDRPVVSGFDLRIAPGETVALVGPTGCGKTTLTALVPRLYDATAGRVLVDGVDVRELPLTELRRTVACAFEDPTLFSASVRENLTMGVPDATEEQLEEAIEVAQAGFVNDLPWALDSRVGEQGLTLSGGQRQRVALARAVLGRPSILVLDDPLSALDIHTEGKVEEALHSVLRGTTGLVVAHRPSTVLLADRVVLLSPPGPHGTTIAAVGTHQELLRTCPAYRDILSQTSDLADAAQEAESADGTLVEVSR, translated from the coding sequence ATGGAGTCGACGCCAGCGGAACCGCTCACCAGTAAACCGAAGCCCCCCGACGATCCCAAGAGCGGCGCATTCGCCTCCTTGCGCCGTTTGACGCCCTTCATCCGCCCCTACCGGGGCCAGATGATCCTGATGACCCTGTCCGCCCTCGGGGCCACCCTGGTCGGCGTCGCCGTCCCGCTGCTGACCAAGGAACTGATCGACGGGCCGATCGCGCACCACGACAAGGCGGCCCTGTGGCCCCTGGGCGGCCTGGTCCTGCTGTTCGGCATCGCCGAGGCCACGCTGTTCTGGCTCCGGCGCTGGTTCCTGCAGCGCGCCGCCCTCGGCATCGAGGCCGACATCCGGAACGCCTTCTTCCGCCACCTGCAGAAGCTGCCGGTGGCCTTCCACGACTCCTGGCAGTCCGGTCAGCTCGTCTCGCGCATGTCGGGCGACATCAACAGCCTGCGCCGGTTCTTCGGCTTCGCGCTGATCTTCCTGGTGGTCAACGGCGCCACGTTCCTGCTGGTCGGCGGAGCCCTGGTGCTGATCCACACGCTGATGGGTCTGATCATCTACGCCGCCTCGGTCCCGCTGATCCTGTACGGCCGGCTCGCCGACCGCCGCTACCACCGGCAGTCCCGCGCCGCCCAGGACCAGGCCGGCGACGTGGCCACGCTGGTCGAGGAGTCCGCGCTGGGCATCCGCGCGATCAAGGCCTTCGGCCGCCAGGGCCTGGTGTTCGACCGCTTCGACGAGCGGGCCCAGACGCTGCGCAGGCTGGAGCTCACGAAGATCAGGACACTGTCGGAGCTGTGGGCGGTGTTCGCGATGCAGCCGCAGCTGGTGCTCTCGCTGTGCGTCCTGCTCGGCGCCTACGCGGTGTCCTCCGGTGCGCTGTCCCTGGGCACGCTGGTCGCCTTCATCTCGCTGTACCTGACGCTGCTGTGGCCGATCGAGTCCATGGCCTGGCTGATGGCGCAGAGCCAGGAGGCGAACTCCGCGGCCGAGCGCGTGCTGGAAGTCCTGGACACGGTGCCGGCCATCGCCGACGCCGAGACGACGGTCCGCCCGCGACCCGCCAGCGCCGGCGAGCTCGTCTTCGAGGACGTCAGCTTCACCTACCCGAACTCCGACCGTCCGGTCGTCTCCGGGTTCGACCTGCGGATCGCGCCCGGCGAGACGGTCGCGCTGGTCGGCCCGACCGGCTGCGGCAAGACGACGCTGACCGCGCTGGTGCCCCGGCTGTACGACGCCACCGCCGGCCGGGTGCTGGTCGACGGCGTCGACGTGCGCGAACTGCCGCTGACCGAGCTGCGCCGCACGGTGGCCTGCGCCTTCGAGGACCCGACGTTGTTCTCGGCCTCGGTGCGCGAAAACCTGACGATGGGCGTCCCGGACGCCACCGAGGAGCAGCTCGAGGAGGCGATCGAGGTCGCGCAGGCCGGGTTCGTCAACGACCTGCCGTGGGCGCTCGACAGCCGGGTGGGGGAGCAGGGGCTGACCCTGTCCGGCGGGCAGCGGCAGCGCGTCGCGCTGGCCCGCGCGGTGCTGGGGCGGCCCTCGATCCTGGTGCTGGACGACCCGCTGTCCGCGCTGGACATCCATACCGAGGGCAAGGTCGAGGAGGCGCTGCACAGCGTGCTGCGGGGGACCACCGGGCTGGTGGTCGCGCACCGGCCGTCCACGGTGCTGCTGGCCGACCGGGTGGTGCTGCTCTCGCCCCCGGGGCCGCACGGCACGACCATCGCGGCCGTCGGGACGCATCAGGAGCTGCTGCGGACGTGTCCGGCGTACCGCGACATCCTTTCGCAGACCTCTGACCTCGCGGACGCGGCGCAGGAAGCCGAGTCCGCCGACGGCACACTCGTGGAGGTGTCCCGATGA